A genomic stretch from Desulfolutivibrio sulfodismutans DSM 3696 includes:
- the mtnA gene encoding S-methyl-5-thioribose-1-phosphate isomerase has product MTDHIQFSEIKQALVLLDQRILPNREEYFLCKTTQDVIYALQTMVVRGAPAIGVTAAYGCWLALRQAMDQAGPGWRVRLAELLRDLEDARPTAVNLRWAVELMRADAAAAGEIGAEELSARWLAKAKAVHAEDIEINKAMGRFGAEAIDDGDTVMTHCNAGALATAGYGTALGVIRAAIEQGKRIKVIANETRPFLQGARLTAYELHKDGIDVTVACDNAVGHLMKRGMVQKVVVGADRIAANGDAANKIGTYTVALAAKAHGVPFYVAAPASTFDLRIQSGDEIPIEDRTPREVTHIGDHQITPEGVPVYNYAFDVTPAGLISGIATEKGLLRAPYVQAIKEKIGSV; this is encoded by the coding sequence ATGACCGACCACATTCAGTTTTCGGAAATCAAACAGGCGCTTGTCCTCCTGGATCAGCGCATTCTGCCGAACCGTGAGGAATATTTTCTCTGCAAGACCACCCAGGACGTGATCTACGCCCTGCAGACCATGGTGGTGCGTGGCGCTCCGGCCATCGGCGTCACAGCGGCCTACGGCTGCTGGCTGGCCCTGCGCCAGGCCATGGACCAGGCCGGGCCGGGCTGGCGGGTGCGGCTGGCCGAACTCCTGCGCGACCTGGAAGACGCCCGTCCCACGGCCGTAAACCTGCGCTGGGCCGTGGAGCTTATGCGCGCCGACGCGGCCGCTGCGGGCGAGATCGGGGCCGAGGAACTGTCGGCCCGCTGGCTGGCCAAGGCCAAGGCCGTGCATGCCGAGGACATCGAGATCAACAAGGCCATGGGCCGCTTCGGGGCCGAGGCCATCGACGACGGCGATACGGTCATGACCCACTGCAACGCCGGGGCCCTGGCCACGGCGGGCTACGGCACGGCGCTCGGGGTGATCCGGGCGGCCATCGAGCAGGGCAAGCGCATCAAGGTCATCGCCAACGAGACCCGGCCGTTTTTGCAGGGCGCACGCCTGACGGCCTATGAGCTGCACAAGGACGGCATCGATGTCACCGTGGCCTGCGACAACGCCGTGGGGCATCTGATGAAGCGGGGCATGGTCCAGAAGGTGGTGGTGGGCGCGGATCGCATTGCCGCCAACGGCGACGCGGCCAACAAGATCGGCACCTATACCGTGGCCCTTGCCGCCAAGGCCCATGGCGTGCCGTTTTACGTGGCCGCCCCGGCCAGCACCTTTGACCTGCGCATACAAAGCGGAGACGAGATTCCCATTGAAGACAGAACGCCGCGGGAGGTGACGCACATCGGGGACCACCAGATCACCCCCGAGGGCGTACCGGTCTATAACTACGCCTTCGACGTGACCCCGGCCGGACTCATAAGCGGCATCGCCACGGAAAAGGGGCTCCTGCGCGCCCCCTATGTGCAGGCCATCAAGGAAAAAATCGGGTCCGTCTAG
- a CDS encoding sulfide-dependent adenosine diphosphate thiazole synthase encodes MALNERIITEAILTEYFEKFKECLDLDVAIVGGGPSGLTAAYRLAKDGYKVALFERKLSIGGGMWGGGMTFNYIVVQEESKHLLEEIGVPVKHFRDEYYTADAVACTTTLASRACLAGTKVFNCMSVEDVVLREVDGVKRVCGLVINSSPVEIAGLHVDPLVLHTKFIIEATGHDVEVLKTLVRKNDVRLLTPSGGIEGEQSMWAEVAETNTVKNTREVFPGVYVAGMAANASFGSYRMGPIFGGMLLSGEKVAAEIAGLLRSGAY; translated from the coding sequence ATGGCGCTGAATGAACGCATCATCACCGAGGCCATTCTCACCGAGTATTTCGAGAAGTTCAAGGAATGTCTGGATCTGGATGTGGCCATTGTGGGCGGGGGGCCGTCGGGCCTGACCGCCGCCTACCGGCTGGCCAAAGACGGCTACAAGGTCGCCCTGTTTGAACGCAAGCTGTCCATCGGCGGCGGCATGTGGGGCGGGGGCATGACCTTCAATTATATCGTGGTCCAGGAAGAGAGCAAGCACCTGCTGGAAGAGATCGGCGTGCCGGTGAAGCACTTCCGCGACGAATACTACACCGCCGACGCCGTGGCCTGCACCACCACCCTGGCCTCCCGGGCCTGCCTGGCCGGGACCAAGGTGTTCAACTGCATGAGCGTGGAGGACGTGGTCCTGCGCGAGGTGGACGGCGTCAAACGCGTCTGCGGGCTGGTCATCAACTCCTCGCCGGTGGAGATCGCCGGGCTGCATGTGGACCCGCTGGTTTTGCACACCAAGTTCATCATTGAGGCCACGGGACATGATGTGGAGGTGTTGAAGACCCTGGTGCGCAAAAACGACGTGCGCCTTCTGACGCCGTCCGGGGGCATCGAGGGCGAGCAGTCCATGTGGGCCGAGGTGGCCGAGACCAATACCGTGAAAAACACCCGCGAGGTGTTCCCCGGGGTGTACGTGGCCGGAATGGCCGCCAACGCCAGCTTCGGCTCCTACCGCATGGGCCCGATCTTCGGCGGCATGCTCCTGTCCGGGGAGAAAGTCGCGGCCGAGATTGCCGGGCTGTTGCGTTCCGGGGCATACTAG
- the der gene encoding ribosome biogenesis GTPase Der has translation MPPVIALIGRPNVGKSTLFNRLARRTKAITHDRPGVTRDRLETRAIIEDREVTLVDTGGMVLDDPDKLGRMVMDQARMAISQAHLVLFVADAREGLTGLDHDVAELLRQSAKPVLLAVNKADGEERAGEFAGDFYSLGFPLVPVSAAHGRGIPELREIIADLLPDAEDDETPLTDEEAAAAEAAPRPLRLAMIGRPNAGKSSVVNALLGETRLIVSDAPGTTRDAVDVAFTRGGTSYVFVDTAGVRKKARIDDELERHTATRSLQSAKRADVAVLVIDAVGGVGMQDKKLIAFLDKEKTPFLVVINKIDLIPRDKMLELKKDMKDELRICPHVPVLYVSALRKKGLDRILDTARAMKAECAIRVGTGELNRMMRQVLDKHQAPVIKGRRAKFYYLTQTASEPPTFVFFVNDTERVRPSYAKYVENQLRRLFGLTMAPLRILFRSSHTSKE, from the coding sequence ATGCCGCCGGTCATCGCCCTTATCGGACGTCCCAATGTGGGCAAATCCACCTTGTTCAACCGCCTGGCGCGGCGAACCAAGGCCATCACCCACGATCGTCCCGGGGTCACCCGGGACCGTCTCGAGACCCGGGCGATCATTGAGGACCGCGAGGTGACCCTGGTGGACACCGGCGGCATGGTCCTTGACGATCCCGACAAGCTGGGCCGCATGGTCATGGACCAGGCCCGCATGGCCATCAGCCAGGCCCATCTGGTGCTGTTCGTCGCCGACGCGAGGGAAGGCCTGACGGGCCTGGATCATGACGTGGCCGAGCTTTTACGCCAAAGCGCCAAGCCGGTGCTTCTGGCGGTCAACAAGGCCGACGGCGAGGAGCGGGCCGGGGAATTCGCCGGGGATTTTTATTCCCTGGGGTTTCCCCTGGTGCCGGTTTCCGCGGCCCATGGCCGGGGCATCCCGGAACTGCGGGAAATCATCGCCGATCTGTTGCCCGATGCCGAGGATGACGAAACCCCGCTGACGGATGAGGAGGCGGCGGCCGCCGAGGCCGCGCCGCGTCCCTTGCGGCTGGCCATGATCGGCCGTCCCAACGCCGGGAAGTCCTCCGTAGTCAACGCCCTTTTGGGCGAGACGCGGCTCATTGTCAGCGATGCGCCGGGCACCACCCGCGACGCCGTGGACGTGGCCTTCACGCGTGGGGGCACGTCGTATGTCTTTGTGGATACGGCCGGGGTGCGCAAGAAGGCCCGCATTGACGACGAACTTGAGCGCCATACGGCCACCCGGTCCCTGCAAAGCGCCAAGCGGGCGGATGTGGCGGTTCTGGTCATCGATGCCGTGGGCGGCGTGGGCATGCAGGACAAAAAGCTCATCGCCTTTTTGGATAAGGAAAAAACGCCGTTTTTGGTGGTCATCAACAAGATCGACCTGATCCCCAGGGACAAGATGCTGGAGCTTAAAAAAGACATGAAGGACGAACTGCGCATCTGTCCCCATGTGCCTGTGCTCTACGTCTCGGCCCTGCGCAAAAAGGGCCTGGACCGAATCCTGGACACGGCCCGGGCCATGAAGGCCGAATGCGCCATCCGGGTGGGCACCGGTGAGCTCAACCGGATGATGCGCCAGGTGTTGGACAAGCATCAGGCCCCGGTGATCAAGGGACGTCGCGCCAAGTTCTACTATCTGACCCAGACGGCGTCCGAGCCGCCCACCTTTGTCTTCTTCGTCAACGACACCGAGCGGGTCCGGCCGTCCTACGCCAAATACGTGGAAAACCAGTTGCGGCGGCTTTTCGGACTGACCATGGCCCCGCTGCGGATTCTCTTCCGCTCCAGCCATACCTCTAAAGAATAG
- a CDS encoding TolB family protein → MKTRAILLLLVLLGLARSGQAAGFPEAPAGLSPGDACFAATSDGPADSAEVRQAVMLLAAGYDPGRVVESLRIMHPLHGALLPADLAPPLITWVDAHPQVGFWLISFRISPSRALYVLCREPSYEPPEAVWKPVRAASRRHDVPITVYGIDAETLEVVSQDVVSVATSRDRVDALVMYRQLPPVFSQAQNRLDLLGGRLGDPASPKPPRTLFQGVPGCVGCHSFSRDGMVFGMDLDHAGDKGGYILAGTRRDMDLTAGELLSWNDFPKIDDRQTTGLYARITPDGRQVIGTVNEIALLIKMDDPFASQLFYPYRGILAAYSRAQGRYFPVPGADDPGYVQTCPDIRPDGRQIAFARTATQWELIQKLGTGHVFALPQASLHELNAAYPVQFDIYHVPFDPDHRERPAVAEPLPGADGNGMSNYNPRYSPDGRWIVFTQSRHGLVLQPDSRLYAIPATGGVPRRMTCNLGLMNSWHSFSPNGRWLLFVSKETGADSRIWITHFDRQGRDSVPVMLHRFGEPGLACNVPEFVDRAAGGMERISFPAP, encoded by the coding sequence ATGAAGACCCGGGCCATCCTCCTGTTGCTTGTGCTTTTGGGCCTTGCCCGCAGCGGTCAGGCGGCGGGATTCCCCGAGGCCCCGGCAGGCTTGTCGCCGGGTGATGCCTGTTTCGCGGCCACGTCGGATGGCCCAGCGGACTCCGCCGAGGTGCGTCAGGCGGTCATGCTGCTGGCGGCCGGGTATGATCCTGGTCGCGTCGTGGAGTCGCTACGCATCATGCACCCCCTGCACGGGGCGCTTTTGCCCGCCGATCTGGCCCCGCCCCTGATCACCTGGGTCGACGCCCATCCTCAGGTCGGTTTCTGGCTGATATCCTTTCGGATTTCACCGTCCCGGGCGCTGTATGTCCTGTGCCGGGAGCCGTCCTATGAGCCGCCCGAGGCGGTGTGGAAGCCCGTTCGGGCCGCCTCACGGCGCCATGACGTGCCGATCACCGTCTACGGGATCGATGCCGAGACCTTAGAGGTCGTTTCCCAGGACGTGGTTTCCGTGGCCACCTCCCGGGACAGGGTCGACGCCCTGGTCATGTACCGGCAACTGCCGCCGGTTTTTTCCCAGGCCCAAAACCGCCTGGACCTTCTCGGGGGGCGCCTTGGCGATCCCGCCTCGCCGAAGCCGCCCCGGACGCTTTTCCAGGGCGTGCCGGGATGTGTGGGCTGCCACAGTTTCTCTCGTGACGGCATGGTGTTCGGCATGGATCTGGACCACGCCGGGGACAAGGGGGGATACATCCTGGCCGGGACGCGCCGGGACATGGATCTGACGGCGGGGGAACTGCTCAGTTGGAACGATTTCCCCAAAATCGATGACCGCCAGACCACGGGGCTGTATGCCCGCATCACCCCGGACGGGCGGCAGGTGATCGGCACGGTCAACGAAATCGCGTTGTTGATCAAGATGGATGATCCCTTCGCCTCGCAGCTTTTTTATCCGTATAGGGGCATCCTGGCCGCCTATTCCCGGGCGCAGGGGCGGTATTTCCCCGTGCCCGGGGCGGACGATCCCGGCTACGTCCAGACCTGCCCGGACATCCGTCCCGATGGGCGGCAGATCGCCTTCGCCCGGACAGCGACGCAGTGGGAGTTGATCCAAAAGCTTGGAACCGGGCATGTGTTTGCCCTGCCGCAGGCCTCCCTCCACGAACTCAACGCGGCCTATCCCGTGCAGTTCGACATCTACCATGTCCCCTTTGACCCGGACCACCGGGAGAGACCGGCGGTGGCCGAACCCCTGCCCGGGGCCGACGGCAACGGCATGAGCAACTACAATCCGCGCTATTCCCCGGACGGCCGATGGATCGTCTTCACCCAAAGCCGACATGGGCTTGTGCTGCAACCCGACAGCCGCCTGTACGCGATCCCGGCCACAGGCGGCGTGCCGCGCCGGATGACGTGCAACCTGGGGCTGATGAATTCCTGGCACAGCTTTTCGCCCAATGGCCGCTGGCTGCTTTTCGTGTCCAAGGAGACGGGCGCGGACAGCCGCATCTGGATCACGCATTTCGACCGCCAGGGACGCGACAGCGTGCCGGTCATGCTGCACCGGTTCGGGGAGCCCGGCCTAGCCTGCAATGTTCCGGAATTCGTGGACCGCGCGGCCGGGGGCATGGAGCGGATCAGCTTTCCCGCGCCGTGA